The proteins below come from a single Synechococcus sp. WH 8101 genomic window:
- a CDS encoding leucine-rich repeat protein: MTILTSTDATSLKKSQGSSVVIPNNYTSIDTRAFLNKNLKSVTIPDSITSIGYEAFRNSGLKSVTIGNGVTSIDKRAFYGNQLTSVTIPNGVKFPGGNPFDNRVSIIYQVVNSGNGTAGAITGDPDGNGTVTAYQWYKNNNAITGGTNSTYTVPDDGAGTYKVAITYTDGQGFIATVDSANQVVTALSNGNGTAGAITSSNAGVFQEGVTLTAGAITGDPDGNGTVTAYQWYKNNNAITGGTNSTYTVPDDGAGTYKVAITYTDGQGFIATVDSANQVVTALSNGNGTAGAINGAEDVDFVSNSSPSVALTTESTTNAEVEQPIVVSLPDGVAKLAVRVATEAIVMPEEFAEKVVDLGVQTPVYSIDFEIPLPSVFRYNPLTKSFQRTKRTKANLPLAPLLGDLSLSDGLGRRIKSRRPVYFGIDGAGVISDLSYDPLRNAGARFYDTDDDNSADFLSLGLVDGGFGDKDGIVNGVIVDPSMPGIVDLTPSITEQTNRFLKVGDPSNTAPAALALQASLTTRSRQATTVGYVILNEGEDPSIVGDINTFKERARTLFSSLKSNDVVLNDSMRFEREFLLRNGQSVRFFAITDHSLSELTSLEDARFSFLEAEVDAITGTASIGGGGGYNNSIAFSLSLLEGDQSLSALIAQEQTVAPLLDFTAFSETDTITGAIVQAREAEEDTITGFYRVLDIDGSVLSADGTLLTPGDAGYAAAALRDANQVATFSNLSVADGQSTSTDFSLQDSGTFAPFAQVNGHTFFAFSEANADGLSHFRSLGTNLFGLEDQLGGGDLDFDDHIIGFNISGLTRSDQAAVA; the protein is encoded by the coding sequence ATGACAATACTTACTTCCACTGACGCAACTTCTCTGAAAAAATCGCAAGGATCAAGCGTAGTCATCCCCAATAATTATACTTCAATTGATACAAGGGCGTTTCTAAACAAGAATTTAAAAAGTGTCACCATCCCCGACAGCATCACATCTATTGGCTACGAAGCTTTTAGAAATAGTGGTTTAAAAAGCGTCACAATCGGCAATGGCGTTACATCTATTGACAAACGTGCGTTTTACGGTAACCAGCTAACGAGTGTCACTATCCCCAATGGCGTCAAATTTCCTGGCGGCAATCCATTTGATAATAGGGTCAGCATAATTTACCAGGTAGTTAATAGCGGCAACGGCACTGCTGGTGCCATCACAGGTGATCCTGACGGCAATGGCACTGTCACTGCCTACCAGTGGTACAAAAACAACAACGCCATCACAGGAGGGACCAACTCCACCTATACCGTTCCAGATGATGGTGCTGGCACTTACAAGGTCGCCATCACCTACACCGATGGACAGGGGTTCATAGCAACCGTTGATTCCGCAAACCAGGTCGTCACTGCGCTCAGCAACGGCAACGGCACTGCTGGTGCCATCACTTCTTCTAATGCAGGCGTCTTTCAAGAAGGCGTCACCCTCACTGCTGGTGCCATCACAGGTGATCCTGACGGCAATGGCACTGTCACTGCCTACCAGTGGTACAAAAACAACAACGCCATCACAGGAGGGACCAACTCCACCTATACCGTTCCAGATGATGGTGCTGGCACTTACAAGGTCGCCATCACCTACACCGATGGACAGGGGTTCATAGCAACCGTTGATTCCGCAAACCAGGTCGTCACTGCGCTCAGCAACGGCAACGGCACTGCTGGTGCCATCAATGGCGCTGAGGATGTCGACTTTGTCTCAAACAGCTCACCATCAGTAGCATTGACTACCGAAAGCACGACGAACGCTGAGGTTGAGCAACCCATTGTGGTGTCGCTCCCAGACGGAGTGGCCAAGCTCGCAGTAAGAGTCGCGACGGAAGCCATTGTGATGCCAGAAGAGTTTGCAGAAAAAGTTGTGGATCTGGGCGTGCAAACTCCCGTCTATTCGATTGATTTCGAGATCCCCCTTCCTTCCGTATTTCGATACAATCCCCTAACCAAATCCTTCCAACGCACCAAACGCACCAAAGCCAATCTCCCCCTCGCGCCCCTGCTAGGCGACCTTTCGCTGTCTGATGGTTTAGGGCGACGCATCAAGAGCCGCCGACCTGTGTATTTCGGCATCGACGGTGCCGGCGTGATCTCCGACCTCTCCTACGACCCGCTTCGCAATGCAGGCGCCCGCTTTTATGATACCGATGACGATAATAGCGCCGACTTTCTTTCTCTCGGCCTCGTTGATGGCGGCTTCGGAGACAAAGACGGCATCGTCAATGGGGTGATCGTGGATCCCTCCATGCCAGGCATCGTGGACCTCACGCCATCCATCACCGAACAGACCAATCGTTTTCTCAAAGTTGGCGATCCGAGCAATACCGCACCAGCCGCGCTGGCACTTCAAGCGTCACTCACAACTCGCAGCAGACAGGCCACCACCGTTGGTTATGTCATCCTCAATGAAGGCGAAGACCCGTCCATCGTAGGAGACATCAACACGTTCAAAGAGCGTGCCAGAACTCTCTTCAGCAGCCTCAAATCCAACGATGTCGTTCTTAACGACTCCATGCGCTTCGAAAGAGAGTTTCTGCTCCGCAATGGCCAGAGCGTACGCTTCTTTGCCATCACTGACCACAGCCTTAGCGAGCTCACCAGTTTGGAGGATGCACGCTTCTCCTTTCTTGAGGCTGAAGTTGATGCCATCACTGGAACAGCCTCCATCGGTGGCGGAGGTGGATACAACAACAGCATCGCCTTTTCCCTATCGCTCCTGGAAGGTGATCAGAGCCTCAGCGCTCTGATCGCCCAGGAGCAAACTGTGGCTCCCCTGCTCGATTTCACCGCATTCAGCGAAACCGACACAATCACCGGAGCCATCGTTCAAGCCCGCGAAGCAGAAGAAGACACCATCACCGGCTTTTACCGGGTGCTCGACATCGATGGCAGTGTGCTTTCTGCTGATGGGACACTGCTCACACCGGGAGATGCCGGGTACGCCGCCGCGGCCCTGCGCGACGCCAATCAGGTCGCGACATTTAGCAACCTCTCCGTTGCCGATGGTCAATCGACATCGACAGACTTCAGCTTGCAAGACAGCGGCACGTTCGCGCCCTTTGCCCAAGTGAACGGCCACACCTTCTTTGCCTTCTCTGAAGCCAATGCCGATGGCCTCTCCCACTTCCGCTCGCTCGGCACCAATCTCTTTGGCCTGGAAGACCAACTCGGCGGTGGTGATCTTGATTTCGATGATCACATCATCGGCTTCAACATCTCCGGGTTGACCCGCAGCGATCAAGCCGCCGTGGCCTGA
- a CDS encoding phycobilisome rod-core linker polypeptide, which produces MALPLLKYAPTTQNSRVEAYRVGSDEDPKAASMDKAMDREDQNFVIEAAYRQIFFHAFKVDRDRTLESQLRTGQITVRDFIRSLCLSDTFNRSFYNLNSNYKVARHLVEKLLGRTTHGQSEEIAWSAVLMTRGVRGMVDDILNSEEYMEAFGYDTVPYHRNRVVGSREVGETPFNITSPRYDAYYRGILGFPQIVYTGTAKSLPARAAQRRGGYPEDYMSWVRSLPAMRTSSAAASSAGIDYMAKVPYRSVGR; this is translated from the coding sequence GTGGCCCTTCCCCTTCTGAAGTACGCGCCCACAACGCAGAACTCCCGCGTGGAGGCCTATCGCGTGGGTTCGGACGAGGATCCCAAGGCCGCGTCCATGGACAAGGCCATGGACCGGGAAGATCAGAATTTCGTGATCGAGGCCGCCTACCGCCAGATCTTCTTCCACGCCTTCAAAGTGGATCGGGATCGGACGCTGGAATCCCAGCTGCGCACCGGGCAGATCACCGTGCGTGACTTCATCCGCTCCCTCTGCCTGTCGGACACCTTCAACCGCAGCTTCTACAACCTCAACAGCAACTACAAGGTGGCTCGCCACCTGGTGGAGAAGCTTCTCGGCCGCACCACCCATGGCCAGTCGGAGGAGATCGCCTGGTCAGCCGTGCTAATGACCCGGGGCGTGCGCGGCATGGTCGACGACATCCTCAACAGTGAGGAATACATGGAGGCCTTCGGTTACGACACCGTGCCTTATCACCGCAACCGGGTGGTGGGCTCCCGTGAGGTGGGTGAAACCCCCTTCAACATCACCTCGCCCCGTTACGACGCCTACTACCGCGGCATCCTCGGCTTCCCCCAGATCGTTTACACCGGCACGGCCAAGTCGCTGCCCGCCCGTGCGGCCCAACGCCGCGGCGGTTACCCCGAGGACTACATGTCCTGGGTGCGCAGCCTCCCCGCCATGCGGACCAGCTCAGCCGCTGCCTCCTCGGCCGGCATCGACTACATGGCCAAGGTTCCTTACCGCAGTGTCGGCCGCTGA
- a CDS encoding DUF4912 domain-containing protein produces the protein MTQALSSLARLTLRQLRQMASDLGVTLYSRKSKEDLVSAIAEKQERRGGDLKAIEAELHAPSKPESNTRVVFLPRDPQWAYVFWEISDTDRRRAQSDGAAHLSLRLADVTGIQDGSAHPHTLQEVPVDSHSTEWYLPVPLCDRDYRVELGYRQGSSWISLAFSSVARVPALHPSDQILDQFVPFSLDATPVAEPLPVAPIEPSDSGLHERLYQSATTHFRSRRVGSEVLHERDRNEADQYGLNASGAGLWASGRNESGLGGVAPRQRAFWLVADAELIVYGATDPSARLTIGGEDVPLSSDGTFRIQVPFRDGEQVYAIEATAADGEQKRNITLNFERVTPEDNSNPASEAKAEWF, from the coding sequence GTGACGCAAGCTCTCTCCTCCCTCGCCCGACTAACGCTGCGTCAACTGCGCCAGATGGCGAGCGATCTCGGGGTGACCCTCTACAGCCGCAAGAGCAAGGAAGACCTGGTGTCGGCCATTGCCGAAAAGCAGGAGCGTCGCGGCGGTGACCTCAAAGCGATCGAAGCCGAACTGCACGCTCCCTCCAAGCCGGAGTCGAACACCCGGGTGGTGTTCCTGCCCCGGGATCCCCAGTGGGCCTATGTGTTCTGGGAGATTTCCGACACCGACCGCCGACGCGCCCAGAGCGACGGTGCCGCCCATTTGAGCCTACGCCTCGCCGATGTGACGGGCATTCAGGACGGCAGCGCCCATCCCCACACTCTGCAGGAAGTGCCGGTCGACAGCCACAGCACCGAGTGGTACCTGCCAGTTCCTCTCTGCGATCGCGATTACCGCGTCGAGCTTGGCTACCGCCAGGGCAGCAGCTGGATCTCCCTCGCCTTCTCCTCGGTGGCCCGGGTGCCCGCTCTGCACCCCAGCGATCAGATTCTTGATCAGTTCGTGCCCTTCAGCCTCGATGCCACCCCGGTGGCCGAGCCGTTGCCGGTGGCACCGATCGAGCCGAGCGACAGCGGCCTGCACGAGCGTCTCTACCAGAGCGCCACAACCCACTTCCGCAGCCGTCGCGTCGGTTCCGAGGTGCTGCACGAGCGCGACCGCAACGAAGCCGATCAGTACGGACTCAACGCATCCGGCGCCGGCCTGTGGGCCAGCGGCCGCAACGAATCCGGTCTGGGAGGCGTCGCCCCGCGTCAGCGTGCCTTCTGGCTCGTGGCCGATGCGGAACTAATTGTTTATGGCGCCACCGATCCCTCGGCCCGTCTGACCATCGGCGGTGAAGACGTGCCGCTGTCCAGCGACGGCACCTTCCGCATCCAGGTGCCCTTCCGTGATGGCGAGCAGGTGTATGCGATCGAAGCCACCGCGGCCGATGGTGAGCAGAAGCGCAACATCACCCTCAACTTTGAGCGCGTCACCCCGGAAGACAACAGCAACCCCGCCAGCGAAGCCAAAGCCGAGTGGTTCTGA
- a CDS encoding sensor histidine kinase, whose protein sequence is MLAPSSTALKGLAQRLQRYWFLGFNLAFWLVTLVAFTAFLQSVRPGIVPPAWFVAARLICGILFCSWVHGRVEARPGLKAWRRFIVVLGLCAVFAIIFSLALQCVLWAADSTVRPYFWHGFFFYLLSMAMRLLMWANVYSFLLAIRDLRRSELLRFEQERSALRMQLRSLNEAFQPHFLMNGLNAIVACRHDPNRVLDAATGLADYLRYATERGDALEPLHRQLHAMESYLTVQDLRFGDALSYRQDVDAELLSIQLPRYLLQPLVENAFKYGSSVDDQALQVSVACRRQGDQMLLQVRNSGSWQGSGCGGYGLEFIRRQLQLHYGDAAQLTASSENGLVTVTLSLPIQGGATTPRSFG, encoded by the coding sequence ATGCTTGCCCCCTCATCGACTGCTCTGAAAGGCTTGGCTCAACGGTTGCAGCGCTACTGGTTCCTTGGGTTCAATCTGGCGTTTTGGCTTGTCACTTTGGTGGCATTCACTGCCTTTTTGCAATCAGTCCGCCCTGGCATTGTTCCCCCAGCCTGGTTTGTTGCAGCCCGGTTGATCTGTGGCATTTTGTTTTGTAGTTGGGTGCACGGCAGGGTTGAGGCGCGACCCGGTTTGAAGGCGTGGCGACGCTTCATCGTCGTGCTGGGCTTGTGCGCCGTGTTTGCAATTATTTTTTCTCTCGCTCTTCAGTGCGTTTTATGGGCTGCTGATTCGACGGTGCGACCATATTTCTGGCATGGGTTTTTCTTTTATCTCCTTTCGATGGCAATGCGTCTGCTGATGTGGGCGAATGTCTATTCGTTTCTGCTTGCGATTCGAGATTTAAGGCGTAGCGAGCTCCTTCGTTTTGAGCAGGAGCGGAGTGCTTTGAGAATGCAGTTGCGGTCGCTAAATGAGGCGTTTCAGCCGCATTTTCTGATGAATGGTTTGAATGCCATCGTTGCTTGTCGGCACGATCCCAATCGGGTGTTAGATGCAGCAACGGGGCTGGCTGATTATCTCCGTTATGCCACCGAGCGAGGCGACGCCCTTGAGCCTTTGCATCGTCAGTTGCATGCCATGGAGAGTTATCTCACTGTGCAAGATCTGCGTTTTGGTGATGCTCTGTCGTATCGGCAGGACGTGGATGCTGAGCTGCTGTCCATCCAGCTACCGCGATATTTGCTCCAACCCTTGGTGGAGAACGCGTTCAAATATGGCAGTTCTGTCGATGATCAGGCCTTGCAGGTGTCTGTGGCGTGTCGTCGGCAGGGTGATCAGATGTTGTTGCAAGTGAGGAACAGTGGCTCCTGGCAGGGCTCTGGTTGTGGTGGGTATGGATTGGAGTTCATCCGTCGTCAGCTGCAGCTGCACTACGGCGATGCCGCACAACTCACGGCTTCCAGCGAGAATGGCCTCGTCACGGTGACGCTTTCACTTCCCATTCAAGGCGGTGCAACCACTCCACGCTCTTTTGGTTGA
- a CDS encoding ELWxxDGT repeat protein has translation MEPTWNTRTPKRIKNQDNRLIALTQASQVSNVIQLVDNDDNSIVNTGEHTAVNGSLFFSGANSENPNDTELWKSDGTPEGTVRVKDINPGSNASNPSHLTAIGSTVYFAANDGNGNKLWKSDGTDSGTVVAEDDNSRTFADPKGFAVIDSTLYFTTYDEDNLGELWKTDGSSSGTALIKAGIAGSPNSPRPTNELKAVGSELYFANYTDELGLELWKHDSESGNTGIVKDIAPGESYGIKNGSYPGRFTANGSTLYFVAENSTYAGELWKSDGTEAGTILVKDIRPGSAHSNMSNLTSIGSDIYFTADDGLKGTELWKSDGTEAGTILVKDIRPGSLSSSPNSLAAFGSTLYFRANDGSNGFELWTSDGTPKDTNLLKYIRLGSSS, from the coding sequence ATGGAGCCGACTTGGAACACAAGAACCCCAAAAAGAATTAAAAATCAGGATAATAGATTAATTGCATTAACCCAAGCCTCTCAAGTGAGCAACGTCATTCAATTAGTCGACAATGATGATAATTCAATCGTTAATACTGGCGAGCACACTGCCGTCAATGGCAGCCTATTTTTCAGCGGAGCAAACAGCGAAAATCCGAACGATACAGAACTCTGGAAATCAGATGGCACACCGGAGGGCACTGTCCGAGTTAAGGATATTAATCCAGGGAGTAATGCATCGAATCCGTCTCATTTAACAGCCATTGGCTCAACTGTTTACTTTGCTGCGAATGATGGCAATGGCAACAAGCTCTGGAAGTCAGATGGCACAGATAGCGGCACTGTTGTCGCTGAAGACGATAACTCGAGAACTTTCGCGGATCCAAAGGGATTTGCAGTAATTGATTCAACTCTCTACTTCACAACTTATGACGAAGATAATCTAGGCGAACTTTGGAAAACCGACGGCAGCAGCAGCGGTACAGCACTGATTAAAGCAGGAATAGCAGGTTCACCAAATAGTCCTAGGCCCACGAACGAGCTTAAAGCGGTTGGATCAGAGCTCTATTTTGCGAACTATACCGACGAGTTGGGATTAGAACTTTGGAAGCATGATAGCGAATCTGGAAATACGGGAATTGTCAAAGACATTGCACCAGGTGAATCATATGGAATAAAGAATGGATCTTATCCTGGTCGGTTTACGGCCAACGGTTCAACGCTTTATTTTGTCGCCGAAAATAGCACCTATGCCGGTGAACTCTGGAAATCAGATGGCACCGAAGCCGGAACAATACTTGTCAAAGATATCAGACCAGGCTCAGCACACTCGAACATGTCGAACCTAACATCAATTGGCTCGGATATTTACTTTACGGCTGATGATGGACTGAAGGGCACCGAACTCTGGAAATCAGATGGCACCGAAGCTGGAACAATACTTGTTAAAGACATCAGGCCGGGATCCCTTTCTTCAAGCCCTAACAGCCTGGCCGCTTTTGGGTCAACTCTTTACTTTAGAGCCAATGATGGTTCAAACGGCTTCGAACTCTGGACATCCGATGGCACACCGAAAGACACGAACCTCCTCAAATATATCAGGCTGGGATCTTCAAGCTAA
- a CDS encoding phosphatidylserine/phosphatidylglycerophosphate/cardiolipin synthase family protein: MGGLSAVGLALLTASCSQPGQLLGHALPEPPLPPGINVAFNHRDGARYRSPLTGQWRNGDNLEQLVIEAVETARSEILMAVQELALPEIASALVRAQKRGVRVQVILENTYSTPWSDLHRADLAPHGRHRLAQLEALADRNHDGVLSAEERHNGDAVAILTRAGVPLIDDTEDGSKGSGLMHHKFVVIDRRLVVTGSANFTSSGMHGDAGAASTRGNVNHLLQIASPELAAVFAAEFARMWGDGPGGRQDSRFGRGKDSGGVETVPVGDTRIEVLFAPHAKANPHHGLRLIGEQLAAAQRSIAMALFVFSAQELADVLQERVRDGVEVRLLADPGFASRSFSEVLDLLGVALPDRFCKLEAGNQPFETPLQEVGTPRLARGDKLHHKLAVIDGTTVITGSFNWSPSAAHQNDETLMVIHSPQLAAHFSREIDRMWRGAELGITARMRRKLERQQVRCGSSEQRQ; encoded by the coding sequence ATGGGAGGCCTCAGCGCGGTGGGCTTGGCCCTGCTCACAGCCAGCTGCAGTCAGCCGGGGCAGCTGCTGGGCCATGCACTGCCGGAACCACCGCTTCCGCCCGGGATCAACGTGGCCTTTAACCATCGCGATGGCGCCCGCTACCGCAGCCCGCTCACGGGCCAATGGCGCAACGGAGACAACCTGGAGCAGCTGGTAATCGAGGCGGTGGAGACCGCCCGCTCGGAGATCCTGATGGCGGTGCAGGAGCTGGCGCTGCCTGAGATTGCCAGCGCCCTGGTGCGAGCCCAAAAGCGGGGCGTGCGGGTGCAGGTGATTCTGGAAAACACCTACAGCACCCCCTGGAGCGACCTGCATCGAGCGGATCTGGCACCCCATGGCCGGCATCGACTGGCGCAGCTCGAAGCGCTGGCCGATCGCAACCACGACGGTGTGCTCAGCGCCGAAGAACGCCACAACGGCGATGCGGTGGCGATCCTGACGCGGGCCGGTGTGCCCCTGATCGATGACACCGAAGATGGCAGCAAGGGCAGCGGCCTGATGCACCACAAATTTGTGGTGATCGACCGGCGCCTGGTGGTGACCGGCAGCGCCAACTTCACCAGCTCGGGGATGCATGGCGATGCGGGTGCCGCCAGCACGCGCGGCAACGTGAACCATCTGCTGCAGATCGCAAGCCCGGAACTGGCGGCGGTGTTTGCGGCGGAGTTCGCTCGGATGTGGGGTGATGGCCCCGGCGGTCGTCAGGACAGCCGCTTCGGGCGCGGCAAAGACAGCGGCGGTGTAGAGACGGTGCCAGTGGGCGACACCCGGATTGAGGTGCTCTTCGCCCCCCACGCCAAAGCCAATCCCCACCACGGCCTGCGGCTGATCGGAGAGCAACTGGCGGCAGCGCAACGGAGCATTGCCATGGCCCTGTTTGTGTTTTCAGCTCAGGAGTTGGCGGATGTGCTGCAGGAGCGGGTGCGGGATGGGGTGGAGGTGCGCCTGTTGGCGGATCCAGGCTTCGCCAGCCGCTCCTTTTCGGAGGTGCTCGACCTACTCGGCGTGGCCTTACCGGATCGCTTCTGCAAGCTGGAGGCCGGCAACCAACCGTTCGAAACGCCACTGCAGGAAGTCGGCACTCCCCGACTGGCCCGCGGCGACAAACTGCACCACAAGCTCGCCGTGATCGATGGCACAACCGTGATCACAGGCAGCTTCAATTGGAGCCCCTCAGCGGCCCATCAGAACGATGAAACCCTGATGGTGATCCACTCACCCCAACTGGCCGCGCATTTCAGCCGAGAGATCGATCGCATGTGGCGGGGCGCCGAGCTGGGCATCACGGCTCGGATGCGCCGCAAGCTGGAACGGCAACAAGTGCGATGCGGCAGCAGCGAGCAGCGGCAGTGA
- a CDS encoding Ig-like domain-containing protein, whose protein sequence is MTKGFSGFDDEDSTITGTLKATDLEGLTDGTVFSIASADTPVNGTTSIDPATGAWTYTPNDNFNGKDSFTVTITDNLGGITIQVISLKIYPIDDAPVVSGSFTGSVTEESGTNTATGSLSIADVDGGDSPSFADVPATPGNNGYGSFALNK, encoded by the coding sequence GTGACCAAGGGCTTCTCAGGCTTCGATGATGAAGACTCCACCATTACTGGAACGCTTAAAGCCACCGATCTAGAGGGTCTGACCGATGGCACCGTTTTCTCGATTGCCTCTGCCGACACTCCAGTCAACGGCACCACGTCCATCGATCCCGCAACCGGCGCTTGGACCTACACGCCAAATGACAACTTCAATGGCAAAGATTCTTTCACAGTCACCATCACTGATAACCTCGGCGGAATAACAATCCAAGTCATATCATTAAAAATTTATCCCATTGACGATGCTCCCGTCGTCTCTGGCTCTTTCACTGGCTCCGTCACAGAAGAATCCGGCACCAATACCGCCACTGGAAGTCTCTCCATCGCCGATGTCGATGGTGGTGATTCGCCTTCCTTCGCGGATGTTCCCGCTACCCCTGGCAACAACGGCTATGGATCCTTCGCTCTAAATAAATGA
- a CDS encoding phycobiliprotein lyase has protein sequence MTLVIPDALSFFQRSSGRWRSQRSVHHLLHRRAEAGGSLIVVEDLSADDPRLRTMAAQQGQDPDRLVGGSRVRWSASMAWDQEGEAHDGESVIGLIPDGVDGRSGVLLRDLGYAEKAPATSRFWMDELDGLLLSTDYETMSVWERFSFAGPDVRLRSSTVEGLSNNASFCLELRVSDSHPAKTRADEAAGREATTTTPAALSPLGW, from the coding sequence ATGACCCTCGTCATCCCCGACGCCCTCAGCTTCTTTCAGCGGAGCAGTGGCCGCTGGCGCTCCCAGCGCAGCGTGCATCACCTGCTCCATCGCCGCGCCGAAGCGGGCGGATCGCTGATCGTGGTGGAAGACCTCAGCGCCGATGATCCCCGCCTTCGCACCATGGCGGCACAACAAGGGCAGGATCCCGACCGACTGGTGGGTGGCAGCCGGGTGCGCTGGAGCGCCTCGATGGCCTGGGATCAGGAGGGTGAGGCCCACGACGGCGAAAGCGTGATCGGCCTGATCCCCGACGGGGTTGATGGACGCTCCGGTGTGTTGCTCAGGGATCTGGGCTACGCGGAGAAAGCCCCGGCCACCTCCCGCTTCTGGATGGACGAGCTGGACGGCCTGCTGTTGAGCACCGACTACGAAACGATGAGCGTGTGGGAGCGCTTCAGCTTTGCCGGCCCGGATGTGCGCCTGCGTTCGAGCACGGTGGAGGGGCTCTCCAACAACGCCTCTTTCTGCCTGGAGCTGCGCGTCAGCGACAGCCACCCGGCCAAGACGCGCGCCGATGAAGCTGCTGGGAGAGAAGCAACGACCACGACGCCGGCAGCGCTCTCACCCCTGGGCTGGTGA
- a CDS encoding LytTR family DNA-binding domain-containing protein produces the protein MLRAMPSQTVKVKVKVQARARSLDRAIQAVHSHRPDLVFLDLQLGSDHGSALLPLLPASCAVVITTAYSDFAVSAFDAGVRDYLLKPIRPERLARCLERLQAPPALTPNTPVDSGFWLESTFSEGKDFVPFDEVLWVAGMRVQTHLQLQDRDPIVLRRPIREWEALLPADRFQRLDRSTIIQFRRLKSFERVSRSLHLLHFHSFEQTLAIGATAYRRLRELLAE, from the coding sequence ATGCTTCGCGCTATGCCTTCGCAGACGGTGAAGGTGAAGGTGAAGGTGCAGGCCAGGGCGCGTTCGTTGGACCGGGCTATCCAGGCCGTTCACTCTCACCGGCCTGATCTGGTGTTCCTCGATCTGCAGCTGGGTTCCGACCACGGTTCAGCCTTACTTCCATTACTGCCGGCCAGCTGCGCCGTGGTGATCACCACCGCTTACAGCGATTTTGCCGTTTCCGCTTTTGATGCCGGCGTGCGTGATTACCTTTTGAAGCCGATCCGCCCAGAACGCTTGGCGCGTTGCCTCGAGCGTTTGCAGGCGCCGCCAGCACTCACGCCAAATACCCCTGTCGATAGCGGATTCTGGCTGGAGTCTACATTCTCGGAAGGGAAGGACTTTGTGCCTTTTGATGAGGTGCTCTGGGTGGCGGGCATGCGTGTGCAGACCCATCTCCAGCTTCAGGATCGCGATCCCATCGTGTTGAGGCGACCCATCCGCGAATGGGAAGCCCTGTTGCCAGCCGACAGATTCCAACGCTTGGATCGCTCCACGATCATTCAATTCCGCCGTTTGAAATCCTTTGAGCGGGTGTCGCGCTCGCTGCATCTGCTCCACTTTCATAGCTTCGAGCAAACCCTGGCCATTGGTGCCACCGCCTACCGGCGACTGAGAGAGTTGTTGGCCGAGTGA
- the sufR gene encoding iron-sulfur cluster biosynthesis transcriptional regulator SufR, translating to MGAHAQAPTRETTLTLLLRQGEMSAADLAEQLGISVQAMRRHLRSLEDDGLVESKPMPVGPGRPSNLWCLTSRGRQHFPDGSEHFALGLLNSMAATLSPEAMASLLSQQALEKASRYRQRVGSGPLQDRIAALADLRRQEGYVTELSHDPDSKGWLLSEFHCSVQRIAEEYPAVCDQELQLIRHTFPDCRVERVHWRLEKGHSCGFRISPHHG from the coding sequence ATGGGCGCACACGCTCAGGCTCCCACCCGTGAAACCACCCTCACCCTGCTGTTGCGGCAGGGTGAGATGAGTGCGGCCGATCTTGCCGAGCAGCTTGGGATTTCGGTGCAGGCGATGCGCCGCCACCTGCGCAGCCTGGAGGACGACGGCCTGGTGGAGTCGAAACCAATGCCGGTGGGCCCGGGTCGCCCCTCCAACCTCTGGTGCCTCACCAGCCGCGGCCGGCAGCATTTCCCCGACGGCAGCGAACACTTCGCCCTCGGTCTGCTCAATTCCATGGCGGCCACCCTCTCGCCGGAAGCCATGGCGTCACTGCTTAGCCAGCAGGCGCTCGAGAAGGCGAGTCGTTACCGGCAGCGGGTCGGTTCCGGTCCGCTGCAAGACCGCATTGCAGCCCTCGCAGACCTGCGGCGCCAGGAGGGCTACGTCACCGAGCTCAGCCACGATCCCGACAGCAAGGGCTGGTTGCTGAGCGAATTCCACTGCTCCGTGCAGCGCATCGCCGAGGAATATCCGGCGGTGTGTGACCAGGAGCTCCAGCTGATCCGCCACACCTTCCCCGACTGCCGTGTGGAACGGGTGCACTGGCGCCTGGAAAAGGGCCATTCCTGCGGTTTCCGCATCAGTCCGCACCATGGCTGA